GACAAACTTCCTATTGATGATGCATTTTAATATTCAATCTACTGTTTTATTGCCCGGTCGCTTACAAGCTTAGAGGGCGTGTTTGTCCTCTCCTCCTCTCACCTCACTCTGAAGACATGCACCACCGGCTTCACTCCGTCGGCGAACCTCTCGATAACGTAAATGTGGCCTCGCTCCCTGTCGTAGGCCGTCCCGCCTATCCTGTACTTCCTCTGGGCGCCCTTCCCAGTGACCGAGGGATCGGCCGTTGGATTGGGGAGGAAGAGATATTTGTCAATATCCAAAACGATGTAGGGCTGAGGCTGATAGGGTGCCAGTTTGCCGTCTGCCACCTCAGCCAAAACGGACGGATCGTAAAAGATGATCTGGGCGCTGTAGTCCGTGCTCCACCAACCCCTGTCGGCGTTGTGCCCGGAGCACCCCTTGGTGATCTCCGGGGGACAGGGCGTCCCGTCGGCATTTAAGCAGAGCACCATGTCGGTTATCTCGTCCTCAACGCAGGGCTTGTCGGGGCCGTCCGGGTGCATCCACCCGTACCAGTAGCGTTCTCCCGTTCCCTTCGTCCCTACGAATATTACCGCCGACCTGCCGTCCCCCGTGTTAAGCCAGGCGCCTCCCTCCCACTCGTCCGGGTGCTGGTAGCCGTTTAAATGAAAATCCGTCGTGTCAAACGGGTCGGCCCTCGTGTGGGAGTAGAGTATCAGCGGTATTTCCTTCAGCCTCTCGCCGTTTACCGGGGGATTTCCCGAAAGCCACGGGCCGTAAGCGAAGAGCGAAGGTCCCTTCCCGGACCAGCCCCCGTCCCTGTATCTTCCGGTGGCGAGGTATCTCCCCCCGGCGTATCTGTCCGCCCACTCCTTAGGTATCTCGAAAATGTATTTGTCTACGCTGTAGAGGGACTGGTTTCCTATCCACCAGGCGCCCATTGTATTCGGGGATTTGAGGTTCAGGTCAAACCAGGCGTGGGAGGGAATGATCGTCTCCCCCTCTTCGTCTTGGAAGTGCTGTCCCCAGCAGAGGTGGATCTTCTCCCCCGTCTCCGGGATGGAGAGGTAGCAAAGCCCCACACGGGGAAGCTCGGTCAGGGCGTCGAAGTGGCCGCCGCCTACGTCCGAAAATCCCTGGAGGGTCTCGGCCGTGTTCAGCTCTTCAGGATTTTTCAATGAGGATATTACCGGGGCCGGGATAGCAAACTCGGATACCCGGCTCAACGGCTCGAAGCCCACGCCGTAAAGCGAGCCTGGAAAGCCGTCTTTGGGGCCTGAGGCGTCGCCCGTGGGCCGGTACGTCAGTGCGCCGCCGCCGTACTCCCAGGCGAGGTCTGGATCGGCCCCCTCGACGATGTCCGGGAGCCTGAAGGCCCCCAGGTATTCTATGTCTGTTGGCTGTACCAGCCTTGACGTATCGCCTGTAGTTTTTACGTAATCGCCCCCTGCCGCCCCGCCGCCTGTGAGCTCCCGGCCGTTGGCGCTCTCCGTTTCGAGGGGTTCGGGCAGGGCCCCCTCTCTCTCCGTGCAGGAGAAGATGAGAATAGAGGCAAGGGCGATTACAAACAGCGCCGCCCAAATTAAAAAATATTTTTTATTCAGAAGCGCTTTTTTCATTAAAACCCCCATAATATCAAAACGTTATGGCAAATTGTTATGGCAATATGTTATAGCAAATTGTTATTGGACTAAAGCCGAGACAACAGTATCAAAATTGAACGAGGGCAGATTGAGACCAGCTTGAATCGGTAGGATGGAATGATCAAAATAGTAATGTGAACGTTCGTCGCTCAAATTAAAAAGGAAACTGAACCAAAAACCGCTCTCCTAAATGACGCAATTCACCACCAGAATATCTAATAAAAACCGCCTGTTCACCGGCGACAATTTTTCACTACTTGCGGCAGACCCCTCAATCCTTGAACACCGCCCCGGTCGAGGCCGATGTAACCATCTTGGCGTACCGGGCGAGGTAGCCGGTCGTCACCTTGGGAGCCGGGGGCTTCCACTTCTCCCGCCTCTTGTTCAGCTCCTCGTCGGTCAGCCTGACGTTCAACTTCCTCTTTGGGATATCTATCTCTATGATGTCGCCTTCCTGAAGGAGCGCTATGTTTCCCCCCTCGGCCGCCTCGGGAGAAATGTGCCCTATGGCTGCCCCCCTCGTTCCGCCGGAAAACCTGCCGTCCGTTATCAGGGCGACGTCCCTGTCCAGCCCCATCCCGGCGATGACCGACGTCGGGGTGAGCATCTCCCTCATCCCGGGGCCGCCCTTCGGCCCCTCGTATCTGACGACCACTACGTCGCCCTTCTTGATCTTTTTGTCCAGGATGGCCTTGGCGGCGTCATCTTCTGAGTCGAACACCCTTGCGGGACCTGTGTTTTTCATCATCTTTTTATCCACGGCGATCTGCTTTACGACGGCCCCGTCCGGGGCCAGGTTTCCCCTCAGGATCGCTATCCCCCCCTCCTTGTTGTACGGATTTTTTACATTCCGTATCACGTTCTTATCCGCCACCTCGACTCCATCTATGTTGTGGGAAACGGTAAATCCGTTTGCCGTAATGACGTCGCCATCTATCATCCCGGCCCTATTAAGCACGGAGAGCACGGCCTGAATCCCCCCGGCCCTGTACAGGTCCTGTAGATGGTGTGGGCCTCCGGGTGACAGGTGGACGAGGTGCGGGGTCTTTCTGCTTATCTGGTCGAAGAGGTCGAGATTGAGCTCGATTCCGGCCTCCCTCGATACCGCGGGGAGGTGCAAAACCGTGTTTGTAGAGCACCCCAAGGCCATGTCAACCGCTATGGCGTTCATCAACGATCTCTCGTTTACTATGTCCCTTGGGAGAATCTTCTTCTCGATGAGCTTCATGACGCTCCTTCCCGCCTCTTTTGCGAGCCTCACCCTCGCGGCATTAACTGCTGGGGTCGTGCCGTTTCCCGGAAGGCCCAGCCCGATTGCCTCGGTCAGGCAGTTCATGGAGTTTGCCGTAAACATGCCGGCGCACGATCCGCATCCGGGGCAGGCGCTGTTCTCGAGACCGACAAGCTCGTCTTCAGACATCGATCCCGTCTTTAATCTCCCCACACCCTCGAAGACGGTTATCAAGTCTACTTCCACTCCGTTGTAAATCCCTGCCATCATAGGTCCGCCGCTGACCACAATTGTTGGAATATTCAACCTCAGCGTCGCCATCAGCATCCCAGGGATTATCTTGTCGCAGTTTGTGACCATGACCATCCCGTCAAAGGGGTGGGCCATAGCCATAACCTCGATGGAGTCGGCTATCAGCTCCCTGCTCGCCAGTGAATACTTCATACCCTCGTGGTTCATCGCGATGCCGTCGCATACCCCGATTGTGGGAAATTCTATCGGTGTTCCCCCCGCAAGCCTCACGCCCGCCTTTACCGCATCTGCTATCGTGTCAAGATGAATGTGGCCGGGAATAATCT
The DNA window shown above is from Candidatus Zymogenus saltonus and carries:
- the ilvD gene encoding dihydroxy-acid dehydratase gives rise to the protein MRSDKMKRGLEKAPHRSLFKAMGYTDSEIARPMVGVVNSHNEIIPGHIHLDTIADAVKAGVRLAGGTPIEFPTIGVCDGIAMNHEGMKYSLASRELIADSIEVMAMAHPFDGMVMVTNCDKIIPGMLMATLRLNIPTIVVSGGPMMAGIYNGVEVDLITVFEGVGRLKTGSMSEDELVGLENSACPGCGSCAGMFTANSMNCLTEAIGLGLPGNGTTPAVNAARVRLAKEAGRSVMKLIEKKILPRDIVNERSLMNAIAVDMALGCSTNTVLHLPAVSREAGIELNLDLFDQISRKTPHLVHLSPGGPHHLQDLYRAGGIQAVLSVLNRAGMIDGDVITANGFTVSHNIDGVEVADKNVIRNVKNPYNKEGGIAILRGNLAPDGAVVKQIAVDKKMMKNTGPARVFDSEDDAAKAILDKKIKKGDVVVVRYEGPKGGPGMREMLTPTSVIAGMGLDRDVALITDGRFSGGTRGAAIGHISPEAAEGGNIALLQEGDIIEIDIPKRKLNVRLTDEELNKRREKWKPPAPKVTTGYLARYAKMVTSASTGAVFKD